gatttGTCCCACATTTACCGTCCTGAGAGACTCCTCACGTACGGTATAGTACTGTGTGTTccgcactgtgtgtgtgtgtgtgtgtgtgtgtgtgaacacaacaCGTACCAACAAAATTAGTTTACCATCAGCTGTGCTCTGGCGCTCGTTCGGTCCCAGCCTCTGTCCAGTATTTCTTCCAGCTCCCTCCACCTAATGGCGGCTCAGGGCGGTTTTACTGCGCCACCCTGGGGAGGCTACTGTGGCCAGATCCAGAACACTTGGCTTTATGTGGATTGAATGTTTTATGGTTATGGACATAATATTTAAGTATAGGAACAGTCTCACAAGAATCCACCCCCGCACCACTATCCACAGCCCTAATAATTACAGCAGCGCAGGGAATGTAAGTGGGAAAAGTCTATATGCTGCGTGAGCGGCGTTATGTAACTGAGCTGTCTTCTGTGAGAGATCGACTGTAGGTTTGATAGATAACCCCAATACTGATGGCGGAGGTTTTTACGTACTGACAGGAAACCATATATAACCAAACTGAACCACTGAGAGacacattctttctttctttcttttcttttctatcagCATTTAAACTCTACCTCGTaccacacaaaatgtaaataggAGTGTGTTTGATGGGTCTGGAAAACTGCAAAATGCTGTTTCTTCTCTTGAGGCAACTTTCATGTCAAAAGTCACAACAGAAGTGTGTCTGATTCCCTCCTTTTGGTGcagaaacaataaaatctaTATTCTACACCTCACCTTATATCTATATTGATCTTTGTTGTGTGGGTTCAACAGACTAAAAGAGACCATATACGTTACATTTAAGCGtttaaaaagtgtgtgaaaaagagacggtgagaagaggagaggaagtaaaGAGCAGCCACACCAGCAGGCCACGCGGTGGTGCGTGCTGTCATGTTAAACCAGTTAGTCGTTGATCGCTGTCGCTGCAGCGGTCAAGGGTCGAATCACTTGTGATTTTCACCGCTGGGGATTTGATGTGTGCACCTTAATGTGTGAGAGTACTGTGAATAAAAAGATGCACAAACaaggttaaataaaacatccaATATGATCTCGTGCCATGAGGAAAGTCCTTACACGTAATGCTGTGTCACAGAGATTGTAAAATGAACCTGTGAATGATTTGTGTGCTACGTTACAGGTTTGCAGTGGACTGATTTGAAATCCTGTACCCGTCTGCTCCTGCGGGTTATTTGACCTTACTCGCCTCTCTCCCACAGCTTCGCCTTGATGAGAGATCTTACAAGAGTTGAATAccagcacctacattacatctgtcaaattgttacagaccGGGGATTTGTATTCACAACAGTGGTGtcgcactcagaaactgtgggggggggATGCGAAATTCtacacagtgttgctttaagTAGAGGATAAGTTCCAGGAGAAAATGTTATATAGTGATCCAGAACATTTCCGtttgtgaataaaaaatgtagCGTTGGTTTTCTGGGTTGCCTTGGCTGAAATCTCTCAACATGTTCAATCATACACATGTAAGTTGATGTGTGTGCTCCTCCAAACTATTTTCATGACCTGGTTGCGCTCACTGTTGGTTTCCATTTGAAATAAAGTGGAATTTCAAAGTGTTGGCTTGTTTCCAATCTGTCGCAAtagtaaaatgtgtaaaacaactGAGAATACCACCCCCCTTCTAAAAAGTCTGAGTTTTGTTAGTCATAGAAAACAGTTAACTTTcacactgtttgtgtctgcactTTTTCAGCTCAGTGCTGCTTCTACCTCCAACTCGTTCAGGTGTTCAAAGGTTATATATGATCTATAGTAGGTCTGCCGTTTTGTGACACAGAAGGCAATTAGATAAGCAGTTTTATCTCTCGCGGGTGAGTGTGTAATCAGTCATTGCACAGGGTAGAGATCAGAAAGCAAAAACTCCTCCCTGTTCACGCGGAGAACTGGGAGAAGTTACAGCAAGTCTGAAGCTACCTGCTTGTGGTAATGCTTTAAGTAAAAGTTCAGATAGCCGCTGGATAAATTAACAGAATGGCTGCTAACGCATCACCGTCTGAAGTGGAGTGCACCTGCCCCGTGTGCTGTGAAATCTTTAAGGATCCCGTTCTCTTGCTGTGCGGTCACAGCTTCTGTAAGTCCTGCCTTCAggagtggtggaggaagagcaCACAGCAGACATGCCCGGTCTGCAAGGAAATCTTTCCCATGGGTGAGCCTCCACGTAATCTGGCGCTGAGGAACCTGTCTGACGCCTTGAGACAAGAGAGGAGTCAGAGAGCTGACTCGGCATCTGAAGAGCTCTGCAGTCTGCACAGTGAGAAGCTGAAGCTCTTCTGTCATGACGATCAACAGCTCGTCTGCCTGATCTGTCGGGATTCactaaaacacaagaaacacaactgCGTCCCCGTCAACGAAGCAGCAGAAGCCCAAAGGGTGAGTGAGCAAATATATGTGTAAactcaacaaaaatacaaatacaacacTGGATTGCTCGTTGAAGTAAAGGTTTTAAGACTTTTGTATGAGCATGGAAACAGATTTGTTAAATCCGTGTTATTGAGCACTTGTCTGTCAAGATTAGTCATCCACCTGACCGGCGTTGCATATCAAGAGGCCGATTAGACAGCGCGGTTATTGCGCAGGTGTGCCTCGGGCCGATCGAAATGAAAGGCCACTCTGAAGTGTGCGGTTTTGTCGCACAACACAACGCCACAGACGTCACTAAAGTTTTGAGAGAGAGTGCACTCGGCATGCTGACTGCAGGAAGGAACGAGGAAGCTCTGCATGGGAAAATGCTCACCCATGATGCTGCCTTAGACTTTGGTGAAGCACTGATGAATCCTGGTGTCCACTGCACCTGGCAGATGATAAGGCGTGGTGCTGGTGATCAGCTGGCTGATGTTAGTGTAGCGGACAGTGTACCTCATGGTGGCGATCAGGTTATAGTATGGATATGCATAAGCtccagacaacaaacacaggaaatgtgaATGCACTGGGATGCCATGAGGAGATCCAGATACCTTCTGTCCTGCCGCTCGCCCAGCGCCATCACCTGCAGTATGATCATGCACGGCACAGCTCAACTTTATGTGAAGgagatgtttttcatctgtATAAGACAAATTGTGGTCACACTAAATACTCAATTAGCATCTTAATATCCCACCTCTGCTCAAAATCTGAGAGAATAATTATTTTGACTAAAACTTTGACTTCAacttttgtgtttgctgtataGTTAATTGTGTGTCCATTCTATCTGAAGACCCAACTCAAGGTTCAACTGATGACCTTAAAAAGCAAACTGGAGTCCTTTAACAGAGTGAAACTCAACTGTGATAAAATGAAGAGCCACATCAAGGTAAGTCACAGACGTCATGGCTGTGGAGGCGGAGAGCAGCGTGTTGATGTATGCCTCATTCTAAAAGTCAAACTGCTTCTCCTCAGCTCCAGGCTGAGCAGACGGAGAAGACGATCAAAGAGGAGTTTCAGAGGCTGTACCGGTTCCTGCGAGCACAGGAAGTTTTTCGAGTCGACGCGGTGAGGAAAGAGGCGACGCTCAAGACTGAGGCAATGAGGATCAGGATTTTAAATCTGACCGCGCAGATGTCTTTGGTCTCACACAAAATCAAGACCATCGAAAACGAGATGAGGGCCGAGGACGACTCATTCATGCTGGTACTCAGTAATCAACTAATGTTCTGAACATTATAATGAATATTCAACTAAATTAGAGGTGCTgagttctctttttttctctttgtttgacaGAATATCAAATCCATTAAGGAGCGGTAAGTTGCTTCCTGTTCACACATCGAAGCACAGCCAATTGATAGCATTTCAAAGTGTCGACTTCTAAATTGCCGCAGTGGGTTGATGGTAGTCCGGGACTTTCTCATCGACTGTGAGGGGAGAAAGTCCTGGATgcatccccccaaaaaaggctCCCTGCTTGACTGAATGTGGGAAAGCTAACcttcaaaaaagtaaaacatccGGTTTGAAATCCCTTCCTATAAATCTTAAAGCAGCTGTAAGTAATATCTTTTAACAAACTGAAATAAGTGTTGTTAGCTCTATATTCcgacagtaatcactgttatagagtgtttggtcagtaacatgatgtctctcctcccccgctcatgcagtaaaagagaacatacattttctggtatccctcTGGCAGCCACCCATTCATGTAGTAACgtgtggaggagggaggccaAAATGATGACAGCGCTTACGGCATCTTTAAATCTCCCCTCTGTGTGGCCTATCAACAATTATAAGCCATCACCTGTAAATACATGGCTGTAACAATAAATAACAGCCatgaataatatataaaattgttttgatgtgagCCATATTGTAAAGATGATAACTGTGAGGCATTTACAGCTTTGCAACAATTCTTTCAGATCACAGTGCAACCTGCCAGAACCGGAGACTCCATCAGGAGCCCTGATCAACGAGGCCAAACACCTCGGGAACCTGCTGTTCACAGTCTGGGCAATGATGGCGAGTGATGTCCACTACAGTAAGCAATGTTATGTTGGCTATGCATCGCCATATTCGGACATTTGAGTGTGCGGTAGCATGTAGGGGCAACCGATAAACTGTAATGACTTCTTCACTGTCACTTTAATAAACATCTCgat
This region of Acanthopagrus latus isolate v.2019 chromosome 22, fAcaLat1.1, whole genome shotgun sequence genomic DNA includes:
- the LOC119012918 gene encoding zinc-binding protein A33-like, translating into MAANASPSEVECTCPVCCEIFKDPVLLLCGHSFCKSCLQEWWRKSTQQTCPVCKEIFPMGEPPRNLALRNLSDALRQERSQRADSASEELCSLHSEKLKLFCHDDQQLVCLICRDSLKHKKHNCVPVNEAAEAQRTQLKVQLMTLKSKLESFNRVKLNCDKMKSHIKLQAEQTEKTIKEEFQRLYRFLRAQEVFRVDAVRKEATLKTEAMRIRILNLTAQMSLVSHKIKTIENEMRAEDDSFMLNIKSIKERSQCNLPEPETPSGALINEAKHLGNLLFTVWAMMASDVHYTPVTLDPNTVDSLLTISEQATRSTRRDKSRPLPANPERLDSSGVLGSEGFRSGKHSWDVEVGGYWALGVAARTNNQTSGPWGIYICNCHVWMHELKPTGGKCGGEIISKELFPQKVRVQLDYDKGKLTFFDLDRKKNLHTMKHTFTEIVFPYFPDSAKILPAKMSVEINQPG